A single region of the Corallococcus macrosporus genome encodes:
- a CDS encoding Kelch repeat-containing protein, translating into MRLGSGLFLLTLVCCSSPRKTGVEEQGTWEPLPMGASPGAGLQVATVFDGQGVLLWGGLGGCTVNGVCGDGARFDLASRTWTPLATQGAPAARTLHTAVWTGQRMLVWGGVGCGDRPQTPCGDGAAYSPSTDSWSALSAQGAPSARGWHSAAWTGRWMLVWGGEEPLQSRVLGDGARYDVEAGAWTPMSGAGAPGARRYHSSVWTGEALMVWGGSGGATKDVALRDGAAYFPDSDTWRPLSSEGAPQGRWAHTAVWTGSRMLVWGGLGCGSDGQDSPRYCEGGAVYDPLQDAWSPMSGKDAPSPRTGHSAVWTGTRMIVWGGASSKCGSGGACSDGAAYDPATDTWTPLRNQGAPSARSGHAGVWTGDSLFIWGGMGSGGSEIALSDGSLFVP; encoded by the coding sequence ATGCGCCTGGGTTCAGGCCTGTTCCTCCTCACCCTGGTCTGCTGCTCGAGTCCACGGAAGACCGGGGTGGAGGAACAGGGCACCTGGGAGCCCCTGCCCATGGGCGCGAGCCCTGGCGCGGGGCTCCAGGTGGCGACGGTGTTCGACGGCCAAGGCGTCCTGCTCTGGGGCGGACTGGGCGGCTGCACCGTGAACGGGGTCTGCGGAGACGGGGCCCGGTTCGACCTGGCATCGCGGACCTGGACGCCCCTGGCGACCCAGGGGGCTCCCGCCGCCCGCACCCTGCACACGGCCGTGTGGACCGGCCAGCGGATGCTCGTCTGGGGCGGCGTCGGCTGCGGTGATCGGCCCCAGACGCCTTGCGGCGACGGCGCGGCCTACTCACCGTCCACCGACTCCTGGAGCGCGCTTTCGGCCCAAGGCGCGCCCTCCGCTCGCGGCTGGCACTCGGCGGCATGGACGGGACGGTGGATGCTGGTGTGGGGCGGCGAGGAGCCCCTGCAGTCGCGCGTGCTGGGCGATGGGGCCCGGTACGACGTGGAGGCGGGCGCCTGGACGCCCATGTCCGGTGCCGGGGCCCCCGGGGCCCGCCGCTACCACTCCTCGGTGTGGACGGGGGAGGCGCTGATGGTCTGGGGCGGCAGTGGCGGCGCCACGAAGGACGTGGCGCTGCGCGATGGCGCGGCCTACTTCCCCGATTCGGACACCTGGCGTCCGCTGTCCTCCGAGGGGGCTCCCCAGGGACGCTGGGCACATACGGCGGTGTGGACCGGCTCGAGGATGCTCGTCTGGGGCGGCCTGGGGTGTGGCAGCGACGGGCAGGACTCGCCGCGCTACTGCGAAGGAGGCGCCGTGTATGACCCGCTGCAGGATGCCTGGTCGCCCATGTCCGGCAAGGACGCGCCCTCCCCTCGTACCGGCCACTCCGCGGTGTGGACCGGGACGCGGATGATCGTCTGGGGTGGCGCCTCGTCGAAGTGTGGCTCGGGGGGCGCCTGCTCGGATGGCGCGGCCTATGACCCCGCCACGGACACGTGGACCCCGCTGCGCAACCAGGGTGCCCCTTCCGCCCGCTCGGGACACGCGGGTGTGTGGACCGGGGACTCCCTCTTCATCTGGGGCGGGATGGGCAGTGGCGGTTCGGAGATTGCCCTGTCGGATGGCTCCCTGTTCGTGCCCTGA
- a CDS encoding xanthine dehydrogenase family protein molybdopterin-binding subunit, with amino-acid sequence MQDTRIRLSRRSVLAGMGFVAGGLGLEVMLPARAHAAPMPTSLPAVPAEGLRANVFVHVAPDGVVTIVCHRSEMGQGVRSSLPVLIADELGADMAHVKVVQGDGDEAYGDQNTDGSSSVRKIFDDLRYAGATARTMLVAVAAKRWKVAPTECEARDHAVFHKGTQRTLKFGELASDAAKLKVPKKEAVTLRPRSELKHLGKELPLLDGPDIVTGRAVFGADVVLPGMRTAVIARPPVAGGRVARYDAAKTLAVPGVRQVVELPAAKKPFLFQPLGGVAVVADNTWAAMKGRAVLDVTWEGGDNAVYDSEAYREQLLEVIGKPGKVVRNVGDAEGALAKAAKRVQATYNTPHLAHAPMEPPAAVAKVENGTCEVWATTQNPQAARSEVAKALGLDPSKVTVHVTLLGGGFGRKSKPDYVVEAALVAKAVGAPVRLQWTREDDVRHDYYHSTSAQRLEAGLDASGKVVAWHQRIAFPPIGSTFADATFAGEGEMGQGIIDLPLAIPDVRMENCEARAHTRIGWLRSVANIYHAFAVQSFIDELAHARGTDPRDTLLEVLGPSRIVTPKDLGVAKVPNYGQSIEEHPVDTARLRRVIERVTGLARWDERKQQGRALGLAAHRSFLSYVAVVVSVVKDADERIRVDEAWIVADAGTIVNMERVRAQMEGAVVFGLSLGLYGAITMKAGATVESNFRDYRLARIAETPRKIHVDIIPSDGRPGGVGEPGVPPVAPALANAVFALTGTRVRELPLVKSVKV; translated from the coding sequence ATGCAAGACACGCGCATCCGTCTGTCGCGCCGCTCCGTGCTCGCGGGAATGGGCTTCGTGGCCGGGGGCCTGGGGCTGGAGGTGATGCTGCCCGCCAGGGCGCACGCCGCGCCCATGCCCACGTCGCTGCCGGCCGTACCCGCGGAAGGCTTGCGGGCCAACGTCTTCGTGCACGTGGCGCCGGACGGCGTGGTGACCATCGTCTGTCACCGCTCGGAGATGGGGCAGGGCGTGCGCAGCTCGCTGCCGGTGCTCATCGCGGACGAGCTGGGCGCGGACATGGCCCACGTGAAGGTGGTCCAGGGCGACGGCGACGAGGCCTACGGCGACCAGAACACGGACGGCTCCAGCAGCGTGCGGAAGATCTTCGATGACCTGCGCTACGCGGGCGCGACGGCGCGCACGATGCTGGTGGCGGTGGCGGCGAAGCGCTGGAAGGTGGCGCCCACGGAGTGCGAGGCGCGCGACCACGCGGTGTTCCACAAGGGCACGCAGCGGACGCTCAAGTTCGGCGAGCTGGCCAGTGACGCGGCGAAGCTCAAGGTCCCGAAGAAGGAGGCCGTGACGCTGCGGCCGCGCAGCGAGCTCAAGCACCTGGGCAAGGAGCTGCCGCTGCTGGACGGGCCGGACATCGTGACGGGCCGGGCGGTGTTCGGCGCGGACGTGGTGCTGCCGGGGATGCGCACGGCGGTCATCGCGCGTCCGCCCGTGGCCGGAGGCCGGGTGGCCCGCTACGACGCGGCGAAGACGCTGGCGGTGCCGGGCGTACGGCAGGTGGTGGAGCTGCCGGCCGCGAAGAAGCCCTTCCTGTTCCAGCCACTGGGAGGCGTGGCGGTGGTGGCGGACAACACCTGGGCGGCGATGAAGGGCCGCGCGGTGCTGGACGTGACGTGGGAGGGCGGGGACAACGCCGTCTACGACTCGGAGGCGTACCGCGAGCAGCTGCTGGAGGTGATTGGCAAGCCGGGCAAGGTGGTGCGCAACGTCGGCGACGCGGAAGGCGCGCTGGCGAAGGCGGCGAAGCGGGTGCAGGCCACGTACAACACGCCGCACCTGGCGCACGCGCCCATGGAGCCGCCCGCGGCGGTGGCGAAGGTGGAGAACGGCACCTGCGAGGTGTGGGCCACGACGCAGAACCCGCAGGCCGCGCGCAGCGAGGTGGCGAAGGCGCTGGGCCTCGACCCGTCGAAGGTGACGGTGCACGTGACCCTGCTGGGCGGCGGGTTCGGCCGCAAGTCGAAGCCGGACTACGTGGTGGAGGCGGCGCTCGTCGCGAAGGCGGTGGGCGCGCCGGTGCGCCTGCAGTGGACGCGCGAGGACGACGTGCGCCACGACTACTACCACTCCACCAGCGCGCAGCGGCTGGAGGCGGGCCTGGACGCGAGCGGCAAGGTGGTGGCGTGGCACCAGCGCATCGCGTTCCCGCCCATCGGCTCCACGTTCGCGGACGCGACGTTCGCGGGAGAGGGGGAGATGGGGCAGGGCATCATCGACCTGCCGCTGGCCATCCCCGACGTGCGGATGGAGAACTGCGAGGCGCGAGCGCACACGCGCATCGGCTGGCTGCGCTCCGTGGCGAACATCTACCACGCGTTCGCGGTGCAGAGCTTCATCGACGAGCTGGCGCACGCGCGCGGCACGGATCCGCGCGACACGCTGCTGGAGGTGCTGGGGCCGTCCCGCATCGTGACGCCCAAGGACCTGGGCGTGGCGAAGGTGCCGAACTACGGCCAGTCCATTGAAGAGCACCCGGTGGACACGGCGCGGCTGCGTCGCGTGATCGAGCGGGTGACGGGCCTTGCGCGCTGGGACGAGCGCAAGCAGCAGGGAAGGGCGCTGGGGCTCGCGGCGCACCGCAGCTTCCTGTCGTACGTGGCGGTGGTGGTGTCGGTGGTGAAGGACGCGGACGAGCGCATCCGGGTGGACGAGGCGTGGATCGTCGCGGACGCGGGCACCATCGTGAACATGGAGCGCGTCCGGGCGCAGATGGAGGGTGCGGTGGTGTTCGGCCTGAGCCTGGGGCTCTACGGCGCCATCACGATGAAGGCCGGCGCCACGGTGGAGAGCAACTTCCGCGACTACCGCCTAGCGCGCATCGCGGAGACGCCGAGGAAGATCCACGTCGACATCATCCCCAGCGACGGCCGCCCGGGAGGCGTGGGAGAGCCCGGAGTGCCCCCGGTGGCGCCAGCCCTCGCCAACGCCGTGTTCGCGCTCACGGGGACCCGCGTGCGCGAGCTGCCGCTGGTGAAGAGCGTGAAGGTCTGA
- a CDS encoding 2Fe-2S iron-sulfur cluster-binding protein, with product MSIRLRVNGTEHVLDVDPEMPLLWALRDLLTLTGTKYGCGQALCGACVVHIDGAAVRSCVTPVRRADGREVMTIEGLSPDGSHPLQKAWVDLAVPQCGFCQAGQIMTAAALLAKKPKPTDAEIDQSLAGNLCRCGTYTRIRTAVKKAAGLPTE from the coding sequence GTGAGCATCCGTCTGCGAGTGAATGGAACCGAGCACGTGCTCGACGTGGATCCGGAGATGCCGCTGCTCTGGGCGCTGCGCGACCTGCTGACGTTGACCGGGACGAAGTACGGCTGCGGCCAGGCGCTCTGCGGCGCGTGCGTGGTGCACATCGACGGCGCGGCGGTGCGCTCGTGCGTGACGCCGGTGCGCCGCGCGGACGGCCGCGAGGTGATGACCATTGAAGGCCTGTCGCCGGACGGCTCGCACCCGTTGCAGAAGGCCTGGGTGGACCTGGCGGTGCCGCAGTGTGGCTTCTGTCAGGCGGGGCAGATCATGACGGCGGCGGCGCTGCTGGCGAAGAAGCCGAAGCCCACCGACGCGGAGATTGATCAATCGCTGGCGGGCAACCTCTGCCGCTGCGGGACGTACACGCGCATCCGCACCGCCGTGAAGAAGGCGGCGGGACTGCCGACGGAGTGA
- a CDS encoding Isoquinoline 1-oxidoreductase subunit, translating to MKLRSKALGVVLGAGAAGMSLALLFGAGCGGRAAHVATVPPPEDPRVLRTPEAFAGIGDKKERSRALFLEASRVMLHPRCVNCHPVGDSPLQGMNSQVHDPPVARGPEDNGVPGLECTSCHQDRNAQLARVPGAPKWHLAPKAMFWEGRTPRSLCEQLKDPARNGGKNLAEIIEHSAHDELVGWGWKPGADRVPAPGTQAEFGALMAAWVKDGAECPREESRP from the coding sequence ATGAAGCTTCGCTCGAAAGCACTGGGAGTCGTGCTGGGCGCGGGGGCGGCGGGCATGTCGCTGGCGCTCCTGTTTGGCGCGGGATGTGGCGGACGCGCGGCGCATGTCGCCACGGTGCCGCCGCCCGAGGATCCGCGGGTGCTCCGGACGCCGGAGGCCTTCGCGGGCATTGGCGACAAGAAGGAGCGCTCGCGGGCGCTGTTCCTGGAGGCGAGCCGCGTGATGCTGCATCCGCGCTGCGTCAACTGCCACCCCGTGGGGGACAGCCCCCTGCAGGGCATGAACAGCCAGGTCCATGATCCGCCGGTGGCCCGGGGCCCCGAGGACAACGGCGTGCCCGGCCTGGAGTGCACCTCCTGCCACCAGGACCGCAACGCGCAGCTGGCGCGGGTCCCTGGCGCCCCCAAGTGGCACCTGGCGCCCAAGGCGATGTTCTGGGAGGGCCGCACGCCGCGCTCGCTGTGCGAGCAGCTGAAGGATCCAGCGCGCAACGGCGGCAAGAACCTGGCGGAGATCATCGAGCACTCCGCGCATGACGAGCTGGTGGGCTGGGGCTGGAAGCCGGGCGCGGACCGGGTGCCGGCGCCGGGAACGCAGGCGGAGTTCGGGGCCTTGATGGCCGCGTGGGTGAAGGACGGCGCGGAGTGCCCGCGCGAGGAGAGCCGACCGTGA
- a CDS encoding siderophore-interacting protein: MASAKAMLGSMLGRFLFTEARVTQVRELSRAFRQIDCEGPALRGQGWTPGDKVQVFLPGLGMRTYTPLSWDEARGATAFLVYLHGDSPGAKWGRDVRVGDTVQFFGPRRSLALEAGDAPVVLFGDETSFAVAHAFRTAAKRDVTPLFEVTRREDCAPALRELGFEGQDVERTPGDAHLTQVHERLREALRAKPGATLVMTGRAQSIQALRTRLRGDGERATPRVKAYWAVGKAGLD, encoded by the coding sequence ATGGCATCCGCGAAGGCCATGCTGGGAAGCATGCTGGGCCGCTTCCTCTTCACCGAAGCCCGAGTGACGCAGGTGCGCGAGCTGTCCCGCGCCTTTCGACAGATTGACTGCGAGGGGCCCGCGCTGCGGGGGCAGGGATGGACCCCCGGCGACAAGGTGCAGGTGTTCCTGCCAGGGCTGGGCATGCGCACGTACACGCCGCTGTCCTGGGACGAAGCGCGCGGCGCCACGGCCTTCCTGGTGTACCTGCACGGCGACAGCCCGGGAGCGAAGTGGGGGCGCGACGTGCGGGTCGGGGACACGGTCCAGTTCTTCGGGCCCCGGCGCTCGTTGGCGCTGGAGGCCGGCGACGCACCGGTGGTGCTCTTCGGTGACGAGACGTCCTTCGCGGTGGCGCACGCGTTCCGGACCGCGGCGAAGCGTGACGTCACGCCGCTCTTCGAGGTGACGCGCCGCGAGGACTGCGCGCCCGCGCTGCGCGAGCTGGGCTTCGAGGGCCAGGACGTGGAGCGCACGCCAGGGGACGCGCACCTGACGCAGGTCCACGAGCGGCTGCGTGAAGCCCTGCGCGCGAAGCCCGGCGCGACGCTGGTGATGACGGGCCGGGCACAGTCCATCCAGGCCCTGCGCACCCGGCTGCGAGGCGACGGCGAACGCGCCACGCCCAGGGTGAAGGCCTACTGGGCGGTGGGCAAGGCGGGGCTGGACTGA
- a CDS encoding DUF6600 domain-containing protein — MASWLNRVRWLRTGGVNVFAILAASGCAMSPAGEFGPQATATPAALTQPMSQFREVLAPYGTWMELPDEGWVWRPDPNVVGADFVPYSTGGQWVDSDWGWTFESDWDWGQAPFHYGRWFVAPSVGWVWWPDNEWAPAWVDWRWGDGLIGWQPLAPPGISTGLSWTFVGVNDFVRPDVGTHRLPASRVQELMDRTQPVGEHVVAREGHWNRGPEPEKVAQVTGQEVPRAKPMTPPTGHPPREQAEHGHSEGAHRQR; from the coding sequence ATGGCCTCCTGGCTCAACCGGGTGCGCTGGCTTCGGACCGGCGGCGTGAATGTCTTCGCCATCCTGGCAGCCAGCGGCTGCGCCATGAGCCCGGCGGGGGAATTCGGGCCGCAGGCGACGGCGACCCCGGCGGCCCTCACCCAGCCCATGTCCCAGTTCCGGGAGGTGCTGGCCCCGTACGGCACCTGGATGGAGCTACCGGACGAGGGCTGGGTGTGGCGGCCGGATCCGAACGTCGTGGGCGCGGACTTCGTCCCCTACTCCACCGGTGGTCAGTGGGTGGACAGTGACTGGGGATGGACCTTCGAGAGTGATTGGGATTGGGGACAGGCGCCCTTCCACTACGGCCGCTGGTTCGTCGCGCCGTCGGTGGGTTGGGTGTGGTGGCCCGACAATGAGTGGGCGCCCGCGTGGGTGGACTGGCGGTGGGGGGATGGCCTCATCGGCTGGCAGCCGCTGGCGCCTCCCGGCATCAGCACCGGACTGAGCTGGACCTTCGTGGGCGTGAACGACTTCGTGCGGCCCGACGTGGGCACGCATCGCCTGCCGGCCTCACGGGTCCAGGAACTGATGGACAGGACGCAGCCCGTGGGCGAGCACGTCGTCGCCCGCGAGGGGCACTGGAACCGGGGGCCGGAGCCGGAGAAGGTCGCGCAGGTCACCGGCCAGGAGGTTCCCCGCGCGAAGCCGATGACGCCGCCCACCGGTCATCCGCCGCGTGAGCAGGCCGAGCACGGGCACTCCGAAGGCGCCCACCGGCAGCGGTGA
- a CDS encoding B12-binding domain-containing radical SAM protein, whose protein sequence is MSSGRALSPVLLVGAGTGEATCGILYLASYLRRGGIEAFVRLWDGDESAGEVKDAFERLIARVRPKLIGISLKWFHHVDRALLIARTVRKIDPSIRIVVGGNSASYWWKELSGYDCIDHVVLGDGEAPLLALCNGEEAPPNVVTRTPDGRPRRLPLAYVQRSTNTQDVYYSHFNDIFLSQRDAHSFSGWVAPGKGCGENCLYCGGARGNQKADFGRAKPFLRAEENVRRDHQEIASRTWQMRYDFAGSTAEFLGSTWAGVDLSRHCCTYFLWGVPRVELVAALAATFERIYMVIDIGCFSEQQRLEQMSKGLLKPCAKDRELLDVIESVRRHPNVDIEISGIGGLPFTNKARLAEELRLVEQVIGLDCVVGYQRLEAQPGALVTEHPARFDMVTEAKTFAEFLGYFERREPGDVSVPMIRFKDAELEAAVQRNSDRVDELAWKHRDARKRVPLNGRTRLKNTAPSTERFTLGDWLGSHRAPAKLAKEPVTVLRSVDGITLSCAPTVSPRRYNDATLTQGEDGAILLTALDAFKQPTTVSQAVTHLGTKARLDPQSAHDVIEHLVDGRFLQPA, encoded by the coding sequence ATGAGCAGTGGTCGTGCCCTCTCGCCAGTCCTCCTCGTCGGTGCCGGAACGGGCGAAGCCACGTGCGGCATCCTCTACCTGGCGAGCTACCTGCGGCGCGGCGGGATCGAAGCCTTCGTGCGGCTGTGGGACGGCGACGAGAGCGCGGGGGAGGTGAAGGACGCCTTCGAGCGCCTCATCGCCCGCGTGCGCCCGAAGCTCATCGGCATCAGCCTGAAGTGGTTCCACCACGTGGACCGCGCGCTGCTCATCGCGCGGACCGTGCGGAAGATCGACCCGTCCATCCGCATCGTCGTGGGAGGCAACTCCGCGTCGTACTGGTGGAAGGAGCTGAGCGGCTACGACTGCATCGACCACGTCGTGCTGGGTGACGGTGAGGCGCCCCTGCTGGCGCTCTGCAACGGAGAGGAGGCGCCGCCCAACGTCGTGACGCGGACGCCGGATGGCCGTCCCCGCCGGTTGCCGCTGGCGTACGTGCAGCGCTCCACCAACACGCAGGACGTCTACTACTCGCACTTCAACGACATCTTCCTCAGCCAGCGCGACGCGCACTCCTTCTCCGGCTGGGTCGCGCCGGGCAAGGGCTGCGGGGAGAACTGCCTGTATTGCGGCGGGGCGCGTGGCAACCAGAAGGCGGACTTCGGGCGCGCGAAGCCGTTCCTGCGCGCCGAGGAGAACGTGCGCCGGGACCACCAGGAGATCGCCAGCCGGACGTGGCAGATGCGCTACGACTTCGCGGGCAGCACGGCGGAGTTCCTGGGGAGCACCTGGGCGGGCGTGGACCTCTCCCGCCACTGCTGCACGTACTTCCTTTGGGGCGTGCCGCGCGTGGAGCTGGTCGCGGCGCTCGCGGCGACCTTCGAGCGCATCTACATGGTCATCGACATCGGCTGCTTCTCCGAACAGCAGCGCCTGGAGCAGATGTCCAAGGGCCTGCTCAAGCCGTGCGCGAAGGACCGCGAGCTGCTGGACGTCATCGAGTCCGTCCGCCGCCATCCGAACGTCGACATCGAGATCTCCGGCATCGGAGGCCTCCCGTTCACGAACAAGGCGCGGCTCGCGGAGGAGCTGCGGCTGGTGGAGCAGGTCATCGGCCTGGACTGCGTGGTGGGCTACCAGCGGCTGGAGGCGCAGCCGGGAGCGCTCGTCACGGAGCACCCCGCGCGCTTCGACATGGTGACGGAGGCGAAGACGTTCGCGGAGTTCCTCGGCTACTTCGAGCGTCGCGAGCCTGGCGACGTGTCCGTGCCGATGATCCGCTTCAAGGACGCGGAGCTGGAAGCGGCGGTGCAGCGCAACTCGGACCGGGTGGACGAGCTCGCCTGGAAGCACCGCGACGCGAGGAAGCGTGTCCCCCTCAACGGGCGCACGCGGCTGAAGAACACCGCGCCCTCGACGGAGCGCTTCACGCTGGGGGACTGGCTGGGCAGCCACCGCGCGCCCGCGAAGCTGGCGAAGGAGCCGGTGACGGTCCTGCGCTCGGTGGACGGCATCACCCTGAGCTGCGCTCCGACCGTGAGCCCGCGCAGGTACAACGACGCCACGCTGACGCAGGGCGAGGACGGCGCCATCCTCCTCACCGCCCTGGATGCCTTCAAGCAGCCCACCACCGTCTCCCAGGCGGTGACGCACCTGGGGACCAAGGCAAGGCTGGATCCGCAGTCCGCCCATGACGTCATCGAACACCTGGTGGACGGGCGGTTCCTCCAGCCCGCGTAG
- a CDS encoding helicase-related protein, with amino-acid sequence MSSSPSSRPSVVVAELGPTNTGKTYRAIERMLEHDSGIIGLPLRLLAREVYDRVTAKVGEGRVALMTGEEKRIPPRPDYWICTVEAMPTDRQVDFLAVDEIQLAAHRERGHVFTDRLLHARGRKETWFLGAETMRPMVQALIPHASMKRATRLSQLRYSGRKSLKSLPPRSAVVAFSADRVYELAESLRRLRGGVAVVLGALSPRTRNAQVAMYQSGEVQYLVATDAIGMGLNLDLNHVAFATLSKFDGAEQRDLYPDELAQIAGRAGRHLNDGSFGALNTLPELPPRVVSAIESHRFPAVRSLIWRNSSLDFSSPEALLDSLSRAPRDNAFVRVERADDFDALKGLSAVPAIRELTTDKASVELLWQVCQVPDFRKGLFGQHVALLRETFLQLTAGDGKLDPTWLGRQVSPLDDASGDIHTLMDRLAAIRIWTYISHRPGWLQDAADWQERTRRIEDALGDALHERLVERFVQRAARRSARRFVRASAQPQAASDSPFAKLGQLLTEVPGAEGAVMTEEQFVQRVVDATHDAFEVDPLGRISFESQPLARLVRGRDRRSPQLALAEPEVWTGGARQRLERRLVALARDLVTEAMGGFPAESFTGESRAPALRGVAYRLAEGLGVISQGEAREQWKLLDEESRERLKAQGVHEGQRFLYVTGALSPQALERRAMLTALFQQAPCPQGIPQEPALNVAALGGRNARSFGYEVIGPVALRIDIVERLGEGLRHPQGARQAHALLQQLRLDGSVRAQVLRALGGQPPGAASKRRRRRRGRKPSPTAPDTNGARGREPAGSKWLNDRPS; translated from the coding sequence ATGAGCTCGAGCCCATCCAGCCGTCCGTCCGTCGTCGTGGCGGAGCTGGGGCCCACGAACACCGGGAAGACCTACCGCGCCATCGAACGGATGCTCGAGCACGACTCCGGCATCATCGGGCTGCCCCTCCGCTTGCTTGCCCGTGAGGTCTACGACCGGGTGACCGCGAAGGTGGGCGAGGGCCGCGTCGCGCTGATGACGGGCGAGGAGAAGCGCATCCCGCCCCGGCCCGACTACTGGATCTGCACCGTGGAGGCGATGCCGACCGACCGGCAGGTCGACTTCCTCGCGGTGGATGAAATCCAGCTCGCCGCGCACCGGGAACGCGGGCACGTCTTCACGGACCGGCTGCTCCACGCGCGAGGTCGCAAGGAGACCTGGTTCCTGGGCGCGGAGACGATGCGGCCCATGGTGCAGGCGCTCATCCCGCATGCGTCCATGAAGCGCGCCACGCGCCTGTCGCAGCTGCGCTACTCCGGGCGCAAGTCGCTGAAGAGCCTGCCGCCGCGCTCGGCGGTGGTCGCGTTCTCCGCGGACCGCGTCTACGAGCTGGCCGAGTCGCTGCGGCGCCTGCGGGGTGGCGTGGCGGTGGTGCTGGGCGCGCTGTCGCCCCGGACGCGCAACGCGCAGGTGGCCATGTATCAGTCCGGCGAGGTCCAGTACCTCGTGGCCACGGATGCCATTGGCATGGGGTTGAACCTGGACCTCAACCACGTGGCCTTCGCGACGCTCTCCAAGTTCGACGGCGCCGAACAGCGCGACCTGTATCCGGATGAACTGGCGCAGATCGCCGGCCGCGCGGGGCGCCACCTGAACGACGGCAGCTTCGGTGCGCTGAACACGCTGCCGGAGCTTCCGCCACGCGTCGTCTCCGCCATCGAATCGCACCGCTTCCCGGCGGTGCGCAGCCTCATCTGGCGCAACTCCTCGCTCGACTTCTCCAGCCCGGAGGCGCTGCTGGACTCGCTGTCGCGGGCGCCGCGTGACAACGCCTTCGTCCGGGTGGAGCGCGCGGACGACTTCGACGCGCTCAAGGGGCTGTCGGCCGTGCCCGCCATCCGCGAGCTCACCACCGACAAGGCCTCCGTCGAACTGTTGTGGCAGGTCTGCCAGGTCCCGGACTTCCGCAAGGGCCTCTTCGGCCAGCACGTCGCGCTCCTGCGTGAGACGTTCCTGCAACTGACCGCGGGGGACGGAAAGCTGGACCCCACGTGGCTGGGCCGGCAGGTGTCACCGCTCGACGACGCATCCGGGGACATCCACACGCTGATGGACCGGCTCGCGGCCATCCGCATCTGGACGTACATCAGCCACCGTCCGGGCTGGCTGCAAGACGCGGCGGACTGGCAGGAGCGCACGCGCCGCATCGAGGACGCGCTGGGCGATGCCCTGCATGAGCGGCTGGTGGAGCGCTTCGTCCAGCGCGCGGCGAGGAGGAGCGCGCGCCGCTTCGTGAGGGCCAGCGCGCAGCCGCAGGCCGCTTCGGACAGCCCGTTCGCCAAGCTGGGGCAGCTCTTGACGGAGGTGCCGGGCGCGGAAGGCGCGGTGATGACGGAGGAGCAGTTCGTCCAGCGCGTGGTGGACGCGACGCACGACGCCTTCGAGGTGGACCCCCTGGGGCGCATCTCCTTCGAATCGCAGCCGCTGGCCCGGCTGGTGCGGGGACGCGACCGGCGCTCACCGCAGCTCGCGCTGGCGGAGCCGGAGGTGTGGACGGGCGGCGCGCGGCAGCGGCTGGAGCGCCGGCTGGTGGCGCTGGCGAGGGACCTGGTCACGGAGGCCATGGGAGGCTTTCCCGCGGAGTCCTTCACAGGCGAGAGCCGCGCACCGGCGCTGCGAGGCGTGGCCTACCGGCTGGCGGAAGGGCTGGGCGTCATCTCCCAGGGCGAGGCGCGCGAACAGTGGAAGCTCCTGGACGAGGAGTCGCGGGAGCGGCTGAAGGCGCAGGGCGTCCACGAGGGCCAGCGATTCCTCTACGTCACCGGAGCCCTGTCGCCCCAGGCCCTGGAGCGGCGGGCCATGCTGACGGCGCTGTTCCAGCAGGCTCCGTGCCCACAGGGCATCCCGCAGGAGCCGGCGCTGAACGTCGCGGCGCTGGGCGGCCGGAACGCGCGCTCCTTCGGCTACGAGGTCATCGGGCCGGTGGCGCTGCGCATCGACATCGTGGAGCGGCTGGGAGAGGGATTGCGCCATCCCCAGGGCGCCCGGCAGGCGCATGCGCTCCTGCAACAACTGCGACTGGATGGAAGCGTGCGCGCGCAGGTGCTGCGGGCGTTGGGCGGACAGCCCCCGGGCGCGGCCTCGAAGCGGCGGCGGCGCAGGCGGGGACGGAAGCCCTCCCCGACGGCTCCGGACACGAATGGCGCTCGCGGCCGTGAACCTGCGGGCTCGAAGTGGCTCAACGACCGCCCCTCCTGA